A window from Actinomycetospora corticicola encodes these proteins:
- a CDS encoding DUF1990 family protein gives MLTSAPRGLLALGRIWALPGVRVNHREEPGDPETDAPPPLPSPGPRDQTLFDGHGPMLHRVFTVHVPDAQLGPRELVAVLVADINAAMIPGAARFDRVTGSDHALTVGDEYVVRIPGPWDGPVRVVDRNDETRRSSFRLATLQGHVEAGQIEFAAEGAGDEEGGDRTLQFTITTWARAGDVVADLFYSRLRLAKNLQYQLWVHCCVRAAELAGGRPEGGVEVVTRSVPWTDEVAEKFSAAG, from the coding sequence ATGCTCACGTCCGCGCCCCGTGGCCTGCTCGCGCTCGGTCGCATCTGGGCGCTGCCCGGGGTGCGGGTCAACCACCGCGAGGAGCCGGGTGACCCGGAGACGGACGCCCCGCCACCGCTGCCGTCCCCCGGCCCGCGCGACCAGACGCTGTTCGACGGGCACGGGCCGATGCTGCACCGCGTCTTCACCGTCCACGTCCCGGACGCGCAGCTCGGGCCGCGCGAGCTCGTCGCCGTGCTGGTCGCGGACATCAACGCCGCGATGATCCCCGGGGCCGCCCGCTTCGACCGCGTCACCGGGTCCGACCACGCCCTGACCGTCGGGGACGAGTACGTCGTCCGGATCCCCGGGCCGTGGGACGGACCGGTGCGGGTGGTCGACCGCAACGACGAGACCCGCCGCTCGTCGTTCCGGCTCGCCACCCTCCAGGGGCACGTGGAGGCCGGCCAGATCGAGTTCGCGGCGGAGGGCGCCGGCGACGAGGAGGGCGGCGACCGCACCCTCCAGTTCACGATCACCACCTGGGCCCGCGCGGGGGACGTCGTGGCCGACCTGTTCTACAGCCGCCTCCGCCTGGCGAAGAACCTGCAGTACCAGCTCTGGGTGCACTGCTGCGTGCGCGCGGCCGAGCTGGCGGGGGGTCGGCCCGAGGGCGGCGTCGAGGTCGTCACGCGCTCCGTGCCCTGGACCGACGAGGTCGCCGAGAAATTCTCGGCGGCCGGGTAA